The Pochonia chlamydosporia 170 chromosome 1, whole genome shotgun sequence genome window below encodes:
- a CDS encoding NADPH dehydrogenase (similar to Verticillium alfalfae VaMs.102 XP_003000383.1), producing MDLEIAKPLTLPCGLTVPNRLAKAAMAEGWGDKNKLPHQRLIETYGSWADGEWGLVMTGNVQVDAAYLGTPDDNAINGAIPHEQHLKSWKAWAQASNRNGTPTIVQLNHPGRQSLPGAGSHGYFGKTIAPSVVPVKLGEGLIARFMSCLVFGSPREMDSTDIQHVVSRFAEGAKLSYEAGFAGVEIHGAHGYLLAQFLSAKTNKRNDAYGGSPKKRARIVVEILQAVRKVVPREFCVGIKLNSVDHQSQQELEECIEQLEDIVAAGIDFLEISGGTYENPEMMTGKVGVTISEKTAAREAFFLEFAHAIRDRFKGVPLMVTGGFRSRQGMEAAIRDGGCDLIGIGRPAVLNPLLPKNTIFNKEVRDEDAKLYAKVVAPSWLSSLLGMRSINGAAETLWYVQQIHKMLARL from the exons ATGGATCTTGAAATCGCAAAACCTCTAACGCTCCCCTGTGGGCTGACGGTCCCCAACCGCCTGGCGaaagcagccatggctgaagGATGGGGCGACAAGAACAAACTGCCTCATCAACGCTTAATAGAAACTTATGGTTCCTGGGCAGATGGCGAATGGGGATTGGTAATGACTGGAAATGTCCAGGTGGACGCAGCATATCTCGGCACACCAGACGACAACGCCATCAACGGCGCCATACCGCACGAACAGCATTTGAAGTCATGGAAAGCATGGGCCCAAGCTAGCAACAGAAACGGAACACCAACCATCGTTCAATTGAACCACCCTGGCAGACAATCATTACCCGGAGCTGGATCCCATGGATACTTTGGAAAGACCATCGCTCCAAGTGTAGTCCCGGTTAAGCTGGGAGAGGGTTTGATTGCCCGATTTATGAGCTGTCTAGTCTTTGGCAGTCCCAGGGAAATGGACTCAACCGATATTCAACACGTTGTTAGTCGCTTTGCTGAAGGTGCCAAACTCTCCTATGAAGCAGggtttgctggtgttgagattCATGGCGCACACGGCTACCTATTAGCCCAGTTCCTGAGCGCAAAGACGAACAAGAGGAATGACGCATATGGTGGATCTCCCAAGAAGCGGGCAAGAATCGTTGTCGAGATTCTACAGGCCGTGAGAAAGGTTGTGCCAAGGGAGTTCTGCGTTGGCATCAAACTCAACAGCGTAGATCATCAAAGCCAACAGGAACTGGAGGAATGCATCGAGCAATTGGAAGATATTGTCGCCGCTGGTATTGACTTCCTGGAGATAAGTGGCGGAACATACGAAAATCCCGAG ATGATGACTGGTAAAGTTGGTGTGACGATATCAGAAAAGACTGCCGCCCGTGAGGCATTCTTTCTTGAATTCGCTCACGCAATTCGTGACAGGTTCAAAGGTGTACCTCTGATGGTGACTGGCGGGTTCAGGTCACGGCAAGGAATGGAAGCGGCAATCAGAGACGGTGGCTGCGACCTCATCGGCATTGGGAGACCAGCCGTTTTGAACCCATTGCTACCCAAGAATACGATATTCAATAAGGAGGTCAGAGATGAGGATGCCAAACTTTACGCCAAGGTTGTTGCGCCTTCGTGGCTGAGTAGCTTGCTCGGTATGAGATCGATCAACGGCGCGGCAGAAACT CTCTGGTATGTGCAGCAGATTCACAAGATGCTGGCTCGGCTGTAA
- a CDS encoding arv1-like family protein (similar to Colletotrichum gloeosporioides Nara gc5 XP_007286252.1), with amino-acid sequence MPICIECKHPVKTLWTEYSRAHGQSGGRGIRLSVCRNCGRFCDKYVEHDYVIIFIDLVLIKPQVYRHILHNMLMREGDRFDPSIIRLGVLLLLFDVYLTWEGIEKQAPPAIFPGGSNLGSMAQRPILVQYLFFLILSISSTLALHLSIRFLACSPYSPLSALQVMPRYTRPNSVSTALFVSSYARLFPILLVIWKHDVPAAARSPLRWAVVANNVEGLRILLDCKYYIAFILVVSGAVSRWATGRIILIGAGLGDVDPISDSSVAADGKALWDLFTMTIGWAGRLARG; translated from the exons ATGCCAATCTGTATCGAGTGTAAACACCCGGTGAAGACGCTATGGACCGAATATTCGCGTGCGCATGGCCAGTCTGGAGGGCGCGGCATTCGACTCAGCGTTTGTCGCAATTGCGGTCGCTTTTGCGACAAGTACGTGGAGCATGACTACGTCATCATCTTTATCGATCTGGTTTTGATTAAGCCCCAG GTCTACAGACACATCCTCCACAACATGTTGATGCGGGAGGGAGATCGATTTGAT CCCTCCATCATCCGACTTGGCGTCCTACTGTTGCTATTTGACGTCTACCTCACTTGGGAGGGCATCGAGAAACAGGCACCTCCGGCTATCTTTCCCGGTGGAAGCAACCTTGGGAGCATGGCCCAGCGGCCGATTTTGGTACAATACCTCTTTTTCCTCATCCTTTCCATATCGTCAACACTGGCGCTCCATCTAAGTATTCGATTTCTCGCCTGCTCGCCGTATTCACCTTTAAGCGCACTGCAAGTTATGCCACGATATACACGTCCAAATTCAGTATCGACCGCACTGTTTGTGTCTTCGTACGCCAGGCTGTTCCCAATCTTGCTAGTCATTTGGAAGCACGATGTCCCCGCTGCAGCCAGATCACCCTTACGATGGGCCGTTGTGGCAAATAATGTTGAAGGTCTCCGAATTTTGCTGGATTGCAAATACTACATAGCCTTTATTCTTGTAGTGTCTGGCGCAGTGTCGCGATGGGCCACGGGAAGGATTATCCTCATTGGTGCTGGTCTTGGAGATGTCGACCCTATCAGCGATAGCAGTGTCGCCGCTGATGGGAAGGCTCTCTGGGATCTATTCACAATGACAATAGGTTGGGCTGGTCGATTAGCTAGAGGTTAA
- a CDS encoding phase-specific protein (similar to Metarhizium robertsii ARSEF 23 XP_007816636.1) has protein sequence MLGQTTLLAATLALAGAVSAVGNAVVKNNCNFDVTVWSVGSEISAPNTLRKGQSYSEQFSRDPKTGGRALKVTREPDGLFTGKPQTIFAYNLNGGRIWYDLSDVFGDAFAGHKLVEGSADTSCPSIVWPNGTPPAGSQVKNCRDSADVTLTLCSK, from the coding sequence ATGTTGGGCCAGACTACTCTTCTCGCTGCCACTCTTGCCCTCGCTGGCGCCGTTTCGGCGGTTGGAAACGCAGTTGTCAAGAACAACTGCAACTTCGACGTTACCGTCTGGTCCGTTGGCAGTGAAATTTCTGCTCCCAACACCCTGCGCAAGGGCCAGTCCTACTCTGAGCAGTTCTCTCGCGACCCCAAGACCGGTGGTCGTGCCCTCAAAGTCACTCGGGAGCCTGATGGTCTCTTCACCGGCAAGCCACAGACCATCTTCGCTTACAACCTCAACGGGGGCCGCATCTGGTACGATCTGAGCGACGTGTTTGGTGACGCATTCGCCGGACATAAATTGGTGGAGGGCAGTGCTGACACATCCTGCCCTTCCATTGTCTGGCCCAACGGCACTCCTCCAGCTGGAAGTCAAGTTAAGAACTGCCGTGACTCGGCCGACGTCACCTTGACCCTTTGCTCTAAATAA
- a CDS encoding ribonuclease T2, active site protein (similar to Metarhizium robertsii ARSEF 23 XP_007816642.1): MALLHNLASLLLLATGITASPFVAGPQSCPADSPLSCHNQTVVENTCCFIPAGQLLQTQFWDTAPATGPEDSWTIHGLWPDNCDGTYPAQCDSSRAYTGIDDILGANGASDTLDYMKQYWKDYKGDDETFWEHEWGKHGTCISTLDPKCYSGYKSKQEAADFFKKTVELFKTLPTYKWLSDAGITPSTSKTYALDKIQGVLSKQHGAKVTLGCKGKVLNEVWYHFNVQGSLQGGKFVASEPDGAKGKCPSTVQYKPKSGGTTNLHLLTETELSQLQTQILRPDLTTMEERQPVYSPQEIGAMLVDFYGFLTALHYDVADLKVPPPEGWPGFTPEASAHFRSSFAIQVSAPSALS, translated from the exons ATGGCTTTACTCCACAACTTAGCATCCTTGCTTCTCCTGGCTACGGGCATCACTGCTAGCCCTTTCGTAGCAGGGCCCCAGAGCTGTCCGGCCGACTCGCCTTTGTCCTGCCACAACCAGACGGTTGTTGAGAACACTTGCTGCTTTATCCCGGCTGGGCAACTTCTCCAAACCCAGTTCTGGGATACTGCTCCGGCTACGGGCCCAGAAG ACTCATGGACCATTCATGGCTTGTGGCCGGATAACTGCGATGGCACATATCCCGCCCAGTGCGATAGCAGCCGCGCTTATACCGGCATCGACGACATCCTTGGTGCCAATGGTGCGTCGGACACCTTGGATTACATGAAGCAATATTGGAAGGATTACAAAGGCGACGATGAGACATTTTGGGAGCATGAATGGGGCAAGCACGGCACCTGCATCAGTACTCTTGACCCCAAGTGCTATAGCGGCTACAAGTCCAAGCAGGAGGCTGCCGATTTCTTCAAGAAGACGGTTGAGCTCTTCAAGACGCTGCCAACCTACAAATGGCTCTCGGACGCGGGAATCACCCCGTCCACGAGCAAGACGTATGCTCTTGACAAGATTCAGGGCGTTCTCTCAAAGCAGCATGGCGCTAAAGTCACTCTTGGTTGCAAAGGCAAGGTTTTGAATGAAGTCTGGTATCATTTCAACGTTCAGGGGTCACTCCAAGGCGGCAAGTTCGTCGCTTCGGAGCCTGATGGGGCTAAGGGAAAATGCCCATCTACTGTTCAGTATAAGCCAAAGTCCGGAGGAA CTACAAACTTACATCTCCTTACCGAGACTGAGCTATCCCAGTTACAAACACAAATCCTTCGGCC CGATTTGACAACTATGGAGGAACGACAGCCTGTTTACAGCCCGCAAGAGATAGGAGCTATGCTTGTTGACTTTTACGGATTTCTTACCGCACTACATTACGATGTCGCGGATCTTAAAGTGCCTCCTCCTGAAGGCTGGCCTGGCTTCACGCCGGAGGCAAGTGCGCATTTCAGAAGCAGCTTTGCAATCCAAGTTTCTGCGCCATCTGCCCTATCTTAA
- a CDS encoding Phospholipase C, phosphatidylinositol-specific, X domain protein (similar to Metarhizium robertsii ARSEF 23 XP_007816643.1) has translation MIEVTKHIEDTRTSTPSADDEKLSKDNGVQNTSEHHQKRRRRQSEPSRYELLCARSLLLWLIASGGTGLTVGIILVITWVAQPKAMRSTQSHNFISISPPNASSSTADAYLNSYSNSVIPVPVHSHNDYWRPYPLYSALAAGCTSVEADVWLSPDTSDLYVGHHRSALVPGRTLQSLYLNPLKEILDKLNPTNISDLANNPNGVFQTAPDTTLILLIDIKGNASQIWPIVNKQLEPLRQKGYLSTLEYNSSTSNATLTPTFQRRPITVVASGNIGKSNITGVGCEALAIYKETFLDAPIDALVEKSNFGILPGCQVDSFLGQPLAKFYTASAPFMRSFKMLNSGLTNGQKSTIRASLQAAAAKNLTSRYWSLPSWPISRRDYIWQFLVDEGIGLLNADDIESATRLEWNKAYKAELIWIGISSAYIFVASLVFAYLYDRSNTSKSSKKALAESA, from the exons ATGATAGAAGTAACAAAGCATATTGAAGATACTAGGACAAGTACACCGTCTGCGGACGATGAGAAGCTGTCAAAAGACAACGGTGTCCAGAACACTTCAGAGCACCACCAGAAGCGGCGACGGCGACAATCTGAACCGAGCAGATATGAGCTTCTTTGTGCTCGATCATTGCTTTTGTGGCTGATTGCTAGTGGAGGAACGGGGCTCACTGT TGGAATTATCTTGGTCATTACATGGGTTGCCCAGCCCAAGGCGATGAGATCAACCCAGTCTCACAACTTCATCTCGATAAGCCCTCCTAATGCATCAAGCTCTACGGCTGATGCATACCTCAACAGCTACTCAAACTCTGTGATTCCCGTACCTGTTCATTCGCACAATGACTACTGGCGGCCGTATCCGCTCTACTCAGCCCTAGCAGCTGGTTGCACCAGCGTTGAGGCAGACGTCTGGCTGAGCCCGGATACCAGCGATCTCTACGTTGGCCATCACCGTTCAGCATTAGTGCCTGGCAGGACTTTGCAATCACTCTATCTGAATCCTTTAAAAGAGATTCTCGACAAGTTAAATCCGACCAATATATCCGACTTAgccaacaaccccaacggaGTTTTCCAAACGGCACCTGACACGACCTTGATTCTGCTCATTGATATCAAAGGAAACGCATCGCAGATATGGCCAATTGTTAACAAGCAGCTAGAACCACTGCGCCAGAAGGGCTACCTTTCAACACTTGAGTACAACAGCAGCACGTCTAACGCAACATTGACACCAACATTCCAGCGGCGTCCTATCACGGTTGTGGCCTCTGGCAATATCGGCAAGTCGAACATCACTGGAGTCGGTTGTGAGGCTTTGGCCATATATAAAGAAACATTCCTTGATGCCCCCATCGATGCTCTTGTTGAAAAATCGAACTTTGGGATACTGCCGGGCTGTCAGGTGGACTCCTTTCTAGGTCAACCTCTTGCCAAATTTTACACTGCATCAGCGCCGTTCATGCGTTCATTCAAAATGCTGAACTCTGGACTTACCAACGGTCAAAAGAGCACGATTCGGGCAAGCTTGcaagcggcggcagcaaagAATTTAACGTCTAGATACTGGTCGCTTCCGTCGTGGCCGATTTCTCGACGGGATTACATCTGGCAATTCTTAGTTGACGAAGGCATTGGCTTATTAAATGCAGACGATATTGAGAGTGCTACGCGCCTGGAATGGAACAAAGCATATAAGGCAGAACTCATTTGGATTGGAATTTCCTCGGCTTATATATTCGTTGCGTCATTAGTGTTTGCCTATCTGTACGACCGATCGAATAcgtcaaagtcatcaaaAAAGGCGCTTGCAGAGTCAGCATGA